GGATCAGATAGGGCTCGATCACGTCCTCGATGGTGCCGGCCTCTTCGCCAATGCTGGCCGCGATGTTGTCCAGCCCCACGGGGCCGCCATCGAAGCGGTGGATCACGGCTTCGAGCAGCTTGCGGTCCATCACGTCAAAGCCTTGCGGGTCCACATCGAGCATGGCCAACGCCTTGTCGGCAATGGGTTTGGTAATGCGCCCATCGCCCTTGACCTCTGCATAGTCGCGCACCCGGCGCAGTAGCCGGTTGGCAATGCGCGGTGTGCCGCGCGAGCGGCGGGCGATCTCGAAGCCACCTTCCTCATCCATCGGTGCATGGAGCAACCCGGCACTGCGCTGGACAATGCGCGCCAGCTCCTCGGCCGTGTAGAACTCAAGCCGCGCCACGATGCCGAAGCGGTCGCGCAACGGGTTGGTCAGCATGCCCGCACGCGTGGTCGCACCCACCAGGGTGAAGGGCTGCAGGTCCAGCTTGATGCTGCGCGCTGCCGGCCCCTCGCCGATCATGATGTCGATCTGATAGTCCTCCAGCGCGGGGTAAAGGATTTCCTCCACCACGGGCGAGAGGCGGTGGATCTCATCAATGAAAAGAACGTCGTTCTTTTCCAGGTTGGTGAGCAGTGCGGCCAGGTCCTTGGGTTTTTCCAGCACGGGTCCGCTGGTCTGGCGCAGGTTCACCCCCAGCTCGGCCGCGATGATGTGCGAGAGCGTGGTCTTGCCCAGCCCAGGCGGGCCGAACAGCAGCACGTGGTCCAGCGCCTCCTCACGCTTCCTCGCAGCGCCGATGAAGATCTCCAGCTGCTCCCGCGCCTTGGCCTGGCCCACGTACTCCTGCAGGAGCTTGGGGCGCAGGGCGCGTTCGATGGCCTCCTCTTGGAGAGAGGCGGGGGCGGCAGAGATGACGCGTTTGGCGGCGGCGGGGGAGAAGTCGTCGGTCTGGATGGTCACGGCAGTTATGTCTGGGCGGCGAATGCCATGCTGGCATGCAATCTGCCACTATATCGCCCAAGCATTCCCCGGGGTTCAAGTAAGCGGGAACAGCGCCGATAGATGAACCAGACCATGACCAAGACGATGCCTGCGCCCCCTTGCCTGCCCCGGCCCCTTTTCCTCCACCAGCTGGCTGTGTTGGTTGCCTGTGGCGCTACCGCCCTCGCTGCGACCGGTCAGACTCCCCCACCCTCACCCGCCCGGTCCGCCAGCGGCTCCATCCGTATTGAGAACCCGCAGGAAAAGGCCGACTTGGCCACTCGGATCGACGAAGCCATCCAGCGCGCCAAAACGAAGAACGCGCCCACCACGTCGGCAGGTGCGCGTCGGCGGGCCGAGCCTATCCCCAGCGTGGAGGTGCGTATCCCGGCCGAGCGTCCCAGCAAACCAGCCAAGACCATGGCCATCCCACAGGCCCCGGCCCGCCCTGCCGTTCAGGACCCCGAAGCCAGCCGCCGCTACATCCAGACGCGGGCCGCCGAACTGGCGGCGGCCGTGCCACCTCCCCCCGCTCCACCGCCACCAGACTCACGCACCGTGCGCTGGGATTACGGCAGCGGAGACCGGGGACCCAAGGCCTGGGGAAACCTGCACCCCGAATTCGCAGCCTGCAGCCAGGGAATGCGGCAGTCACCCATCCACATCACAGCACAGGACGTGGAGGCAGGTCCCGCCCCCCTCTGCCCTTCAACCACCAGCTCTTCGGCGGCACGGTGTTGCACAGCGGGCATGGCGTGGAACTGAAAGTGGAAGGCGACAGCATCCTGACCCTGCGCGGACTGCCCTGGCGCTTGGTGCGCCTGCAGTTTCGCCACCCTGCTGAAGAGCGCGTGCATCAGCACAACTACCCGATGGCAACCGATCTGGTGTACCAGGGACCTGACGGTCAAACAGCGGTGGTGAGCGTGCCCATGCAGTTGGGAAGCACCAACGCCTTCATCACCCGCATCTGGACCCATATGCCCCTGGATGTGCAAGACAGCGTGCGTCTGCCGCAGCCGGTGCTTTCCGTGGACGAGCTGCTACCGCAGGACCGGCGCTATTACCAGTACGCAGGCTCCATCACCCAGCCGCCCTGCACCGAGGGCGTACTGCGCATTGTGATGAAGACCCCGGTCAATGTAGGGCCCGCACAGCTGCGCATGCTGCAGCGTGTGTCGCCACCCAACGCACGTCCTGTGCAGGCCTCTAACGGACGCCTAGTTCGCGAGGCCCAATAAGCGCTTCACTTCGCCAGCGACTTGAGCGCCAGCTTGATCCCATCGCTCACACCCACATCGACTGGCAGCGCCTTGAGCGCCGCCGCCGCTTCCTTGTCGTTGTAGCCCAAAGCCAACAGCGCCTGCAAAATGTCGGCTTGCGCATCGCTGTTGGCGGCACCGCGCACAGCACCGATGTCAGCGCCCAGCTTTCCCTTCAGCTCCAACAGCAAGCGCTCGGCAGTCTTCTTGCCGATGCCGGGCACCTTCACCAGCCGCCCCGACTCCTGCAGCGAAATCGCTTGCGCCAGGTCACCCACCCCCATGCCACTCAGGATGGACAATGCCGTGCGCGGCCCCACGCCTGATATCTTGATCAGCTCGCGAAACGCCTGCCGCTCGGGGGCGGTCGCAAAGCCGTACAGCAGCTGCGCATCCTCGCGCACGATGAACTGGGTCAGCAGGCTCACACGCTCGCCCACGGCGGGCAGGTTGTAGAACGTGCTCATGGGCACATTCACCTCGTAGCCCACACCGTGGCAGTCCAGCAGCACCTCGGGGGGATTCTTCTCCAGCAGGGTGCCGGTCAATTTGCCTATCATTGATGTCCTTTGGCGACGCGGGCGTGACATGCCGCGCCGTCGTTCTTGCCGTTTTCCGTTGCCTGACTGGAATTATCCGCGTGATCCTGCGCCACACCTTCACCCCCCACAACAACACCCGGCTTACTCACCTGTGTGGCCCGGCCGATGCGCACCTGCGCACCATCGAGGTGGCCTTGCAGGTGAGCATTGCGCACCGGCACGAGCAGTTCAAGGTCGACGGCCCCAAGGCCAAAGCCACGCAGGCGATGGAGCTGTTGCAGGCCCTGTATGAAATGGCCGAGCGGCCCATCGGCGAGGACTACATCCAGCTGATGCTGGCGGGCGACAGCGAACTGCTGGAGGCCCCGGACGACGCCATCATCCTCAACACCCGCCGTGCGGACCTGCGCGGGCGCACCCCCACGCAGAACCTGTACCTGCAGAACATCGCCACGCACGACATCACCTTCGGCATCGGCCCTGCGGGCACCGGCAAGACGTATCTCGCCGTGGCCAGTGCGGTGGATGCGCTGGAGCGCAGCAGCGTGCAGCGCATCGTGCTGACCCGCCCGGCGGTGGAGGCGGGCGAGCGCCTGGGTTTTCTGCCTGGCGACTTGGCGCAGAAGGTGGACCCTTACCTGCGCCCGCTGTACGACGCGCTGTACGAGCTGATGGGGCATGACAAGGTGCAAAAGGCGTTCGAGCGCAACGCCATCGAGATCGCGCCGCTGGCTTTCATGCGCGGGCGCACGCTGAACAATGCCTTCGTGATCCTGGACGAGGCGCAGAACACCACGCCCGAGCAGATGAAGATGTTCCTCACCCGCATCGGCTTTGGTGCCAAGGCGGTGGTGACGGGCGACGTGAGCCAGATCGACCTGCCCAAGGGAACGCTGAGCGGCCTGATCGACGCCGAGCGGGTGTTGAAGCGCGTGAAGGGCATCTCCGTCACCCACTTCACCAGTGCCGACGTGGTGCGCCACCCGCTGGTCGCACGCATCGTGGACGCCTACGACGCCCCCCGCCGCGCAGCCGCTGCGCGCAGCAGGGACTGAACATCATTCGCTCCTTTTTTGATAGCAATCAGCGTATATTCTTCTAGCGCTTTCCACCAAATTCGCCTCCCATGCCACTGAACCACCTCTCCCTGTCGCTGCAGTTCGGCTCCTTTGATGAAGCCGCCGCCCACCGCGCCGTACTGCCCCGCCATAAGGTCACACGCTGGATTCGCCACGCGCTGGCCACCGACGCCGAGATCACCGTGCGCATCGTGGGTGCCGAAGAAGGCCAGCAGCTCAACCGCGAATACCGCAAGAAGGACTACGCCACCAACGTGCTCACGTTCGACTACACCCAGGAGCCCGTGGTGACCGCCGACCTGGTGCTCTGCGCCCCCGTGATTGAGCGGGAGGCCAAGGAGCAGAACAAGAGCCTGGAAGAGCACTACGCCCACATGCTGGTGCATGGCACGCTGCATGCCCAGGGCTGGGACCATGAAACGAGCGAGGCCGACGCCGAGGAGATGGAGGCGTACGAGACCGACATCCTGCAAGAGCTGGGCTTTGAAGACCCCTACGCGACCTGATCTGCCGAACGGCTCCTCCACGACTCGGAGGACAACCCACTTTTAAATGTCGCTTTAAAACGCAGCTGCAGGCAAAGCAGTCGCACCTTTTACAGTCGCAATCCGGACTCAACAGCTCCGAATCTCCACCTAACATCGGTGCAATCCCACGCGCGTTACGCCGTGGCCAAGGAGATACTTTGGATACCGCCCTTCTCGTCGCTGCCGCCTTCGTCGCTGGCGCCCTCAATGCCGTCGCCGGTGGCGGCAGCTTTCTGACCCTGCCCGCCCTCGTCTTCACCGGCGTGCCGCCCGTGGTGGCCAATGCAACGGGCACGGTAGCGCTGCTTCCGGGCTACATGGCAGGGGCCTGGGGGTTTCGGGAAGACATGCAGCCGCCGCCTGGCCTGTCCATGCGGGCGGTGGTGGTGCTGGCCCTCATTGGCGGATCGGCTGGGGCGGCGCTGCTGCTGATCACGCCCGACGCCACCTTCCGCAAGGTCGTGCCCTGGCTGCTGCTGGCGGCCACGGCGATGTTTGCGCTGGGAGCCCGACTGCGCCAGTGGGCCGGTGCGTCGGCCCATGGCCCTGCCGCGCCGTGGAAGGCGGCCCTGGGCATGCTGGCGGTGGCGGGGTATGGCGGTTACTTCAACGGCGGGCTGGGCATCTTGCTGCTGGCGCTGTTTGGCCTGCTGGGGCAAACCCAGCTCAACGCCATGAACGGCATGAAGAATCTGGTCTCGGCCCTGCTCACCGCGATTGCGGTAGCCATCTACGCAGCGGGCGGCATCGTGCTGTGGCCCCAGGCGCTGATGATGATGGTGGCCGCCACCGCCGGGGGCTACGGCGGCGCACGCGTGGCGCGCAAGCTGCCGGCCAACGTGCTGCGCTGGGGCATCGTGGTCACCGGGCTGGTGATGGCGGCGGTGTTCTTCTGGCGGCAGTGAGCAGCAGCTCTTCGGCCCCGCAGCCAACGCCCAGGTCCACGCCTGCGGCGGCATCGGCACCCACGCCGACACCCACGGCAGACAGCGGCCGCCCGCCGACCCGCGTGCTGTGGGCCATGCTGCTCACGCTGCTCAGCGGGTTTGCGCTGAGCCAGGCGTTTCGCACCACCACCGCCATCCTGGCCCGTGGGCTGACTGCCGAGTTCGGGCTGTCGCCGGGGTCTTTGGGGGCGTTTGCCGGGTTGTTCGGCCTGTCGTTCGGCGTGGCCCAATTGCTGATGGGCGTGGGGCTGGACCTGTGGGGCCTGCGGCGCACGGTGCTCACGGCCTTCCCGCTGGCGATTGGCGGGGCCGCGCTCTCGGCGGCAGCGCCCGGCTACGCGTGGCTGATGGTGGGCCAGCTGATGATTGGCGTGGGCTGCTCGCCTGCGTTTCTGGCGTGCACGCTGTTCATTGCAAGGCATTTCCCGGCCGACCGGTTTGCCTACCTGTCGGGCGTGGCCATGGGCGTGGGTGGGCTGGGCCTGCTGTTTACCGGCACGCCGCTGGCCTGGCTGGTGCAGCACGGCGGCGGCTGGCGCACGGGCTATGCCGTGCTGGCGGTGCTCAGCGCGCTGTCGTGGCTGCTGATCTGGCTGCGGGTGCACGAGCCCGCCCCGCTGGTGCCGCCCCCGGCGCAGCGCGAAACCTGGGGCCAGGCGCTGCTGGGCTTTGGCCAGCTGCTCACGGTGCCGCACACCTGGGGCATCCTGCTGCTGGGCATGTCGGGCTACGCTGCGTTTTTGTCGCTGCGGGGCCTGTGGCTGGCGCCGCTGCTG
Above is a window of Acidovorax sp. KKS102 DNA encoding:
- a CDS encoding PhoH family protein codes for the protein MILRHTFTPHNNTRLTHLCGPADAHLRTIEVALQVSIAHRHEQFKVDGPKAKATQAMELLQALYEMAERPIGEDYIQLMLAGDSELLEAPDDAIILNTRRADLRGRTPTQNLYLQNIATHDITFGIGPAGTGKTYLAVASAVDALERSSVQRIVLTRPAVEAGERLGFLPGDLAQKVDPYLRPLYDALYELMGHDKVQKAFERNAIEIAPLAFMRGRTLNNAFVILDEAQNTTPEQMKMFLTRIGFGAKAVVTGDVSQIDLPKGTLSGLIDAERVLKRVKGISVTHFTSADVVRHPLVARIVDAYDAPRRAAAARSRD
- the ruvA gene encoding Holliday junction branch migration protein RuvA → MIGKLTGTLLEKNPPEVLLDCHGVGYEVNVPMSTFYNLPAVGERVSLLTQFIVREDAQLLYGFATAPERQAFRELIKISGVGPRTALSILSGMGVGDLAQAISLQESGRLVKVPGIGKKTAERLLLELKGKLGADIGAVRGAANSDAQADILQALLALGYNDKEAAAALKALPVDVGVSDGIKLALKSLAK
- the ybeY gene encoding rRNA maturation RNase YbeY; protein product: MPLNHLSLSLQFGSFDEAAAHRAVLPRHKVTRWIRHALATDAEITVRIVGAEEGQQLNREYRKKDYATNVLTFDYTQEPVVTADLVLCAPVIEREAKEQNKSLEEHYAHMLVHGTLHAQGWDHETSEADAEEMEAYETDILQELGFEDPYAT
- a CDS encoding nitrate/nitrite transporter, giving the protein MSSSSSAPQPTPRSTPAAASAPTPTPTADSGRPPTRVLWAMLLTLLSGFALSQAFRTTTAILARGLTAEFGLSPGSLGAFAGLFGLSFGVAQLLMGVGLDLWGLRRTVLTAFPLAIGGAALSAAAPGYAWLMVGQLMIGVGCSPAFLACTLFIARHFPADRFAYLSGVAMGVGGLGLLFTGTPLAWLVQHGGGWRTGYAVLAVLSALSWLLIWLRVHEPAPLVPPPAQRETWGQALLGFGQLLTVPHTWGILLLGMSGYAAFLSLRGLWLAPLLMDRYHLTLVDSGNVALGLSLIALFAPGLAGRLDPGVGRRRWWIGNASLLMAGLFMLLAFLRVHPAASVVLILLMGLLSGYGVLQYADVRASYPPALTGRALSAYTMAMFLGVALMQWFTGIVATGAQRLGWDAHTAVMLSIAAWLALASTAFRFLPVSPLVSSQTPEPK
- the ruvB gene encoding Holliday junction branch migration DNA helicase RuvB yields the protein MTIQTDDFSPAAAKRVISAAPASLQEEAIERALRPKLLQEYVGQAKAREQLEIFIGAARKREEALDHVLLFGPPGLGKTTLSHIIAAELGVNLRQTSGPVLEKPKDLAALLTNLEKNDVLFIDEIHRLSPVVEEILYPALEDYQIDIMIGEGPAARSIKLDLQPFTLVGATTRAGMLTNPLRDRFGIVARLEFYTAEELARIVQRSAGLLHAPMDEEGGFEIARRSRGTPRIANRLLRRVRDYAEVKGDGRITKPIADKALAMLDVDPQGFDVMDRKLLEAVIHRFDGGPVGLDNIAASIGEEAGTIEDVIEPYLIQQGFLQRTPRGRIATLAAFRHLGVTPPKASGQDLFGV
- a CDS encoding sulfite exporter TauE/SafE family protein; translated protein: MDTALLVAAAFVAGALNAVAGGGSFLTLPALVFTGVPPVVANATGTVALLPGYMAGAWGFREDMQPPPGLSMRAVVVLALIGGSAGAALLLITPDATFRKVVPWLLLAATAMFALGARLRQWAGASAHGPAAPWKAALGMLAVAGYGGYFNGGLGILLLALFGLLGQTQLNAMNGMKNLVSALLTAIAVAIYAAGGIVLWPQALMMMVAATAGGYGGARVARKLPANVLRWGIVVTGLVMAAVFFWRQ
- a CDS encoding carbonic anhydrase family protein, whose translation is MELKVEGDSILTLRGLPWRLVRLQFRHPAEERVHQHNYPMATDLVYQGPDGQTAVVSVPMQLGSTNAFITRIWTHMPLDVQDSVRLPQPVLSVDELLPQDRRYYQYAGSITQPPCTEGVLRIVMKTPVNVGPAQLRMLQRVSPPNARPVQASNGRLVREAQ